From Pseudomonadota bacterium, a single genomic window includes:
- a CDS encoding PQQ-dependent sugar dehydrogenase — protein sequence MKVLVMTMLLVIAPGVLAAEYELETVAANLTFPWSLAFLPDGELLVTERPGTLRRVSVGGKVSEPLGGVPQVYVAGQGGLFDVLLDPEFAANQRLYLSFAGGDPERNATTVVSARLVGDRLEQLETLLEVSPVKDTPVHYGGRMAFLADGSLLLTTGDGFDYREAAQALASELGKVLRVNRDGTVPSDNPFPKAPRVFSFGHRNPQGLAVASDGTVYVHEHGPAGGDEINILVAGNNYGWPAITYGLDYSGARVSPYTEWEGMEQPILHWTPSIAPSGMTVYQADLFPEWQGDLLVSALKDKCVRRIEVRQGAVVGQETLFRELDARIRDVRTGPEGAVYLLTDEPAGRVIRAMPAAGRGSG from the coding sequence ATGAAAGTTCTGGTCATGACCATGCTGCTGGTAATCGCTCCAGGCGTCCTGGCAGCAGAGTACGAACTCGAGACCGTGGCGGCTAACCTGACCTTTCCCTGGAGCCTTGCCTTTCTGCCGGACGGTGAGCTGCTGGTAACCGAACGACCGGGCACCCTGCGGCGGGTCAGCGTAGGCGGAAAGGTCAGCGAGCCGCTTGGCGGCGTGCCCCAGGTTTACGTGGCGGGCCAGGGTGGATTGTTCGACGTGTTGCTCGACCCGGAGTTTGCCGCCAATCAACGACTTTACCTTTCTTTTGCCGGGGGTGACCCTGAGCGCAACGCGACCACCGTCGTCAGCGCGCGACTCGTAGGCGATCGGCTGGAGCAGCTTGAAACCTTGCTGGAAGTCAGTCCGGTCAAAGATACCCCGGTGCACTACGGGGGACGGATGGCCTTCTTGGCTGATGGCTCGCTGCTGCTGACAACCGGCGACGGCTTTGACTATCGCGAAGCGGCTCAGGCGCTGGCCAGCGAGCTGGGCAAGGTGCTGCGGGTCAACCGGGACGGCACCGTACCGTCGGACAATCCATTCCCCAAGGCCCCCCGCGTCTTCAGCTTTGGCCATCGCAACCCGCAGGGATTGGCCGTTGCCTCCGACGGTACGGTTTACGTGCACGAGCACGGTCCGGCCGGTGGCGATGAGATCAATATCCTCGTGGCCGGCAACAACTACGGCTGGCCGGCGATTACGTATGGTCTGGATTACAGCGGCGCCCGGGTTTCTCCCTACACCGAGTGGGAGGGCATGGAGCAGCCCATCCTGCACTGGACGCCGTCGATTGCACCCTCCGGCATGACCGTTTATCAAGCGGACCTGTTCCCCGAGTGGCAGGGCGACCTGCTCGTCAGCGCACTGAAGGACAAGTGCGTGAGGCGTATTGAGGTCAGACAGGGGGCGGTGGTGGGTCAGGAGACGCTGTTCCGCGAGCTCGATGCTCGCATCAGAGACGTCAGAACAGGCCCCGAGGGTGCCGTGTATCTCTTGACCGACGAGCCTGCGGGGCGGGTGATTCGAGCGATGCCCGCAGCGGGCCGAGGGTCTGGCTAA